Proteins encoded by one window of Gemmatimonas aurantiaca:
- the ssb gene encoding single-stranded DNA-binding protein, translated as MSRSLNKAILIGNVGGDPEVRTVGTGGRVAQFSLATSRNWTDQSGNKQEKTEWHRCVVWNNSRGSGLADVVEKYVKKGEKVYVEGEIEYRQWQDKDGQTRYTTEIRVRELMLLGGRSGGGGDDFESSAPRRTAAPARPKAAAANAGTDDFSDFPGALQDEDDDLPF; from the coding sequence GTGAGTCGCAGCCTGAACAAGGCCATCCTGATCGGCAACGTCGGGGGAGATCCCGAGGTGCGTACCGTGGGCACCGGAGGCCGGGTGGCGCAGTTCTCACTGGCCACCAGTCGCAACTGGACCGATCAGAGTGGCAACAAGCAGGAAAAAACCGAGTGGCACCGGTGTGTGGTGTGGAACAACTCGCGCGGCTCGGGCCTGGCCGACGTGGTCGAGAAGTACGTGAAAAAGGGTGAGAAGGTGTACGTGGAGGGCGAGATCGAATACCGTCAGTGGCAGGACAAGGACGGACAGACGCGCTACACCACGGAGATCCGCGTGCGCGAACTCATGCTGCTGGGCGGCCGCTCCGGCGGTGGTGGCGACGATTTCGAATCATCGGCGCCCCGTCGCACCGCGGCACCGGCGCGTCCCAAGGCCGCCGCGGCCAATGCCGGCACCGACGATTTCTCCGATTTCCCGGGCGCGTTGCAGGACGAGGACGACGATCTGCCGTTCTAG
- a CDS encoding LysM peptidoglycan-binding domain-containing protein, producing the protein MRAAKKAPSTSTLTRTQTSGLLFKLLIALVGTLALLVVWRPAVIHAQAAPAAGNATGSAGSTTHVVKAGETLWSLAARYYGDGHQWRELARRNKLGTDGVPPLRVGMTISVPSRPSAGGSKAAQVAAAPADSTVPAVALAKAGEGTLPPPPARPETNPAATASGSLAAQTAAKGNAVQPPTGARSTRTVASSSGAPRTPVAGSRAAASVTASSVTPRSAAAQGAGADTGRLNLQPSRGTLMSEGQGTVRVGLVNQHEQAAARKTSEALTVFHRDIPDAAEGERRAMAAIRPNTPVPRQAEFDAAPFLLTGDQRDATGTIGRRVGTGGNAGTDGYPQRAIKTDEVELSPAPRGSFTVGQRLVAFSESRLADGKTIVAVPTGVLEVTEAEAGRPAVAVVRRQSGRIEAGQRVVVSNGEPAPRGQAERLAAPDVSTTVRWLESTELLPTLQSYLVLGAGSAQGLKAGDEVALYHRPAGSASDVLTATVRVVRVDDGSSTAIILRQYGHEITTGMTARRFAKAP; encoded by the coding sequence ATGCGCGCTGCCAAGAAGGCGCCCTCGACGTCCACGCTCACCCGCACGCAGACCTCGGGGCTGCTGTTCAAGCTCCTGATCGCTCTCGTCGGCACGTTGGCTTTGCTCGTCGTCTGGCGCCCCGCCGTCATCCACGCGCAGGCAGCGCCGGCCGCCGGCAATGCCACCGGCAGTGCCGGCTCGACCACGCACGTCGTGAAGGCCGGCGAAACCTTGTGGAGCCTGGCGGCCCGCTACTACGGCGACGGACATCAGTGGCGGGAGCTCGCCCGCCGCAACAAGCTCGGCACCGACGGCGTGCCGCCGCTGCGGGTGGGTATGACGATCAGCGTACCGTCGCGGCCCTCCGCGGGCGGCAGCAAGGCCGCGCAGGTGGCAGCCGCGCCGGCCGACAGCACGGTCCCGGCGGTGGCACTGGCCAAGGCCGGCGAAGGCACACTCCCCCCGCCCCCCGCCAGGCCGGAGACAAATCCGGCCGCCACCGCGTCGGGGTCGCTGGCCGCCCAGACGGCGGCTAAAGGCAACGCCGTCCAACCGCCCACGGGTGCCCGCTCCACCCGGACTGTCGCGTCCTCCTCGGGCGCGCCCCGCACGCCGGTTGCCGGAAGCCGAGCCGCGGCGTCGGTGACCGCCAGTTCGGTGACCCCCCGCTCCGCGGCCGCCCAGGGAGCAGGTGCCGATACCGGCCGCCTCAACCTGCAGCCGTCACGCGGCACGCTCATGAGCGAAGGTCAGGGCACGGTGCGGGTCGGGCTGGTCAACCAGCACGAACAGGCCGCGGCCCGCAAAACCAGTGAGGCGCTGACGGTCTTCCATCGGGATATTCCCGATGCCGCCGAAGGCGAGCGGCGCGCGATGGCGGCCATCCGGCCCAATACACCCGTGCCGCGCCAGGCCGAATTCGACGCGGCTCCCTTCCTCCTGACGGGCGACCAGCGCGACGCGACCGGCACCATAGGGCGTCGTGTCGGCACCGGCGGCAATGCCGGCACCGACGGCTATCCGCAGCGGGCCATCAAGACCGACGAAGTCGAACTGTCGCCGGCACCGCGGGGCAGCTTCACCGTGGGGCAGCGCCTGGTGGCGTTCAGCGAATCACGCCTGGCGGATGGCAAGACCATCGTGGCCGTGCCCACCGGCGTCCTCGAAGTCACCGAAGCCGAGGCCGGCCGGCCAGCCGTGGCGGTGGTGCGTCGGCAGTCCGGACGCATCGAAGCCGGCCAGCGCGTGGTCGTGTCCAACGGGGAACCTGCTCCGCGCGGGCAGGCCGAACGCCTCGCCGCCCCCGACGTCTCGACCACCGTGCGCTGGCTCGAGAGCACCGAACTGCTGCCCACCCTCCAGAGCTATCTGGTGCTGGGGGCGGGATCGGCGCAGGGCCTCAAGGCCGGCGACGAGGTGGCCCTGTATCACCGCCCCGCCGGCAGCGCGTCGGATGTGCTGACGGCCACCGTACGCGTCGTGCGGGTGGACGATGGTTCCAGTACGGCCATCATCCTGCGCCAGTACGGCCACGAAATCACCACCGGGATGACGGCCCGACGGTTCGCCAAGGCCCCCTGA
- a CDS encoding NAD-dependent epimerase/dehydratase family protein — protein sequence MAKTVLVTGGAGFIGSHVADRFVAEGWTVTILDDLSSGREANLPSAARFVRGCITSPEAAALVRDGHFDVMCHLAAQIDVRRSVLDPAYDATRNILGTLNLMEAIRTSGHPTRTVFSSTGGALYGDFDPPPSAETFAKDPEAPYGIAKLSVEYYLAYYGRVHGLDTVALRYGNVYGPRQDPHGEAGVVAIFCNRLLDGRPLTVFGNGEQTRDYVYAGDVAAANFAAATTDALPPRGRLDARAFNIGTGIETSVNTLAETLRGVSGATAPIEYAPARAGELARSALDTAKAQSMLQWKPAVSLREGLERTYRFFETRRAGSVPS from the coding sequence ATGGCCAAGACGGTGCTGGTGACAGGTGGTGCCGGGTTTATCGGCTCCCACGTGGCGGATCGATTTGTCGCCGAAGGATGGACCGTGACGATCCTCGACGATCTGTCGAGCGGTCGTGAGGCGAACCTCCCCTCGGCGGCGCGTTTCGTGCGCGGCTGCATCACGTCGCCCGAAGCGGCCGCGCTGGTGCGTGATGGACATTTCGACGTGATGTGCCATCTGGCCGCGCAGATCGATGTGCGGCGCTCCGTGCTCGATCCCGCCTACGACGCCACCCGCAACATCCTCGGCACGCTGAACCTCATGGAGGCCATCCGCACGAGTGGCCATCCCACCCGCACGGTGTTCTCGTCCACGGGCGGGGCACTCTACGGCGACTTCGATCCGCCACCCAGTGCGGAAACATTCGCCAAGGATCCTGAAGCGCCGTACGGGATCGCGAAGCTCTCTGTCGAGTACTATCTCGCGTACTACGGACGTGTTCACGGACTCGATACGGTGGCCTTGCGCTACGGCAACGTGTACGGGCCCCGACAGGATCCTCATGGCGAGGCAGGGGTGGTGGCGATCTTCTGCAACCGGTTGCTCGACGGGCGACCACTCACGGTGTTCGGCAACGGCGAGCAGACCCGCGACTACGTGTACGCGGGCGATGTGGCGGCGGCGAATTTCGCGGCGGCCACCACGGATGCCCTCCCGCCGCGTGGTCGCCTGGACGCACGCGCGTTCAACATCGGGACCGGTATCGAGACGTCGGTGAATACGCTGGCGGAAACCCTGCGTGGGGTATCCGGTGCCACGGCACCGATCGAGTACGCGCCGGCACGCGCCGGTGAACTGGCGCGCTCCGCACTCGATACCGCCAAGGCCCAATCGATGCTGCAATGGAAGCCGGCCGTGTCGCTGCGCGAGGGCCTGGAGCGCACCTACCGGTTCTTCGAGACACGCCGTGCGGGGAGTGTGCCGTCGTGA
- a CDS encoding MotA/TolQ/ExbB proton channel family protein: MGAVVPALLQLSTVGGNAVPSSPLALIATSDPVTKFVLGILAILSLLSWGIMFAKWRAFSAAEHNGRSFVHEFERARGMDDAMLLAQRVKSSAFTAVFARAVQFLHDTKPALGATSDRTARLSGSQVEALRLVLDAESGKEREELGRFIPWLATVGSVSPLIGLFGTVLGVIEAFTGIAAKGSGNIGAVAPGIAIALVATAAALAVAIPAAFAYNVFAARLNRFDNALEGFGSELIALMVREGRI, encoded by the coding sequence ATGGGCGCGGTTGTTCCGGCGCTGCTGCAGTTGTCCACCGTGGGTGGAAATGCCGTTCCTTCGTCGCCGCTGGCCCTCATCGCCACGAGCGATCCGGTCACCAAGTTCGTGCTGGGCATCCTGGCCATCCTGTCGCTGCTGTCGTGGGGCATCATGTTCGCCAAGTGGCGGGCCTTCAGCGCCGCGGAGCACAACGGACGCAGCTTCGTGCACGAGTTCGAGCGGGCGCGGGGCATGGATGACGCCATGCTGCTGGCGCAGCGCGTGAAGTCGAGCGCCTTCACGGCGGTGTTCGCGCGGGCGGTGCAGTTCCTGCACGACACCAAGCCGGCGCTGGGCGCCACGTCCGATCGCACGGCCCGTCTGTCGGGCTCGCAGGTGGAAGCCCTGCGGCTCGTGCTCGATGCGGAAAGCGGCAAGGAGCGCGAGGAACTCGGCCGCTTCATTCCGTGGCTGGCCACGGTGGGCAGTGTCTCCCCGCTGATCGGACTCTTCGGCACGGTGCTTGGTGTGATCGAAGCCTTCACGGGCATCGCGGCCAAGGGCTCGGGCAACATCGGTGCGGTGGCGCCGGGTATCGCGATCGCCCTCGTGGCCACGGCCGCCGCGCTCGCCGTGGCCATTCCGGCGGCCTTCGCGTACAACGTGTTTGCCGCGCGCCTCAACCGGTTCGACAACGCGCTCGAAGGCTTCGGCTCCGAGCTCATCGCACTGATGGTGCGCGAAGGGCGGATCTGA
- a CDS encoding biopolymer transporter ExbD has translation MRRGRRGERMGVNGEINVVSLIDVMMLLMVIFMITAPIMQGGVDIALPTADVRPLEPKNGLVVTVDRRGQIFVDETKLSFDEFAGSIKALSDKKGGGGVYLRADEAVPYGRVVQIVAAMKASGITDVGLVAEPESPR, from the coding sequence GTGCGACGTGGCCGCCGCGGTGAGCGCATGGGTGTCAATGGCGAGATCAACGTGGTCTCGCTCATCGACGTGATGATGCTGCTCATGGTGATCTTCATGATCACCGCGCCGATCATGCAGGGTGGGGTGGACATCGCGCTGCCCACCGCCGACGTGCGACCACTGGAACCGAAGAACGGTCTCGTGGTGACGGTGGACCGTCGCGGGCAGATCTTCGTGGACGAGACGAAGCTCTCGTTCGACGAATTTGCCGGCAGCATCAAGGCGTTGTCCGACAAGAAGGGCGGGGGCGGGGTGTACCTGCGGGCCGATGAAGCGGTGCCGTATGGCCGGGTGGTGCAGATCGTGGCGGCGATGAAAGCGAGCGGCATCACCGATGTGGGGCTCGTGGCCGAGCCGGAGTCTCCGCGGTGA
- a CDS encoding TonB C-terminal domain-containing protein — MTSAGTAGNAPTSLTRGMVASVVVHGVLVALAIWWGGRPGPVRPPVYRVELVGQAGPRQAGVETPTTQPVAQAPDVAGAERVKEEKVVPTPSKAKKVLPSPKATPSPTRSKAAGAKTAAPTATKGTAAPRSGAGPTGSKGADVANVRTDGIAFPFPGYLNNVVRQIALNWSPRRVSAALITEVKFLIRRDGSVAGIEVVKSSGDRLYDLDGVGAIEAVGSTRSFGPLPTGWSDDVLVVYFTFDYALRPN; from the coding sequence GTGACTTCGGCGGGGACGGCGGGCAATGCGCCCACGTCGCTGACGCGTGGGATGGTGGCGTCGGTGGTGGTGCATGGCGTGCTGGTCGCGCTGGCCATCTGGTGGGGCGGCCGGCCTGGTCCCGTGCGTCCGCCGGTCTATCGGGTCGAACTCGTGGGGCAGGCGGGTCCGCGGCAGGCGGGCGTGGAAACGCCCACCACGCAGCCGGTGGCGCAGGCGCCCGATGTGGCGGGCGCCGAGCGCGTGAAGGAGGAGAAGGTCGTGCCCACGCCGAGCAAGGCGAAGAAGGTGCTGCCCTCGCCCAAGGCGACACCTTCGCCCACGCGCTCGAAGGCCGCGGGAGCGAAGACCGCCGCACCGACCGCCACCAAGGGCACAGCCGCGCCCAGGTCGGGTGCCGGTCCCACGGGCAGCAAGGGCGCGGACGTCGCGAATGTGCGTACGGATGGGATCGCGTTTCCCTTTCCTGGGTACCTGAACAACGTTGTCCGTCAGATCGCGCTGAACTGGTCTCCGCGGCGGGTATCGGCGGCGCTCATCACCGAGGTGAAGTTCCTGATCCGTCGTGACGGATCGGTGGCCGGCATCGAGGTGGTGAAGAGCTCGGGAGACCGGCTGTACGATCTCGATGGCGTGGGTGCCATCGAAGCGGTGGGGTCGACACGCAGCTTCGGCCCGCTCCCTACCGGTTGGTCCGACGATGTCCTCGTCGTGTATTTCACTTTCGACTACGCCCTCCGTCCGAACTGA
- the pal gene encoding peptidoglycan-associated lipoprotein Pal, producing the protein MKRVSRVLMVMVSTSLVLGACKKKQPTPAPAPAPAPTSEAPVRNTPTAPAPRDTMEEYRAKVAAARARLLETIYFEYDADELREEARASLDAKLAILNANPGLRIRIAGHCDERGSDEYNIALGRRRSEAAKRYLTDRGVDASRIETSSFGRERPAVQGSGEEAWSKNRRDEFEITAGGDQLRAAP; encoded by the coding sequence ATGAAGCGTGTCTCGCGTGTGCTGATGGTCATGGTGTCCACGTCGCTCGTCCTCGGTGCCTGCAAGAAGAAGCAGCCGACGCCGGCTCCGGCTCCCGCGCCGGCGCCGACCAGCGAGGCGCCCGTGCGGAATACCCCGACGGCGCCGGCACCGCGGGACACGATGGAGGAGTATCGTGCGAAGGTGGCGGCGGCGCGGGCGCGTCTGCTCGAGACCATCTACTTCGAATACGATGCCGACGAACTGCGTGAGGAAGCGCGGGCGTCGCTCGATGCCAAGCTCGCGATCCTGAACGCGAACCCCGGTTTGCGCATCCGTATCGCCGGTCACTGCGACGAGCGCGGCAGCGATGAATACAACATCGCCCTGGGCCGTCGTCGTTCCGAAGCGGCAAAGCGTTATCTGACCGATCGTGGCGTGGATGCGTCGCGCATCGAGACGTCCTCGTTCGGCCGCGAGCGTCCGGCGGTGCAGGGGTCGGGGGAAGAGGCGTGGTCGAAGAACCGTCGTGACGAGTTCGAGATCACCGCGGGCGGCGATCAGCTTCGCGCGGCTCCGTAA
- the ybgF gene encoding tol-pal system protein YbgF has product MRFHRVWRLVPLVALAATGGCFATRGDVRIVQNDVLSLRSEMLRQQQQHQESLSQTLRILQVASDSLARVSARTVTIQGDVRGEMRAVREQLLQVQTLLGQSQATISRLRAELEARNNAPMPTPTGAPSGPPSASGTPPVGSRNPPVSSGTPVDSMTPAPTGPGPNQLFTNGMDQLNRGSTSTARTLFQELITTYPTSDYVPDAQYWIAESLAKENNLPAADAAYAAVVSAHPTSAKAPTALYKRAQLLLRQNNPTQARQLFEQVMAKYPRSNEAALAEETLKTLR; this is encoded by the coding sequence ATGCGTTTCCACCGTGTGTGGCGGCTGGTTCCCCTCGTGGCCCTGGCGGCCACGGGGGGCTGCTTCGCCACGCGGGGCGATGTGCGCATCGTGCAGAACGATGTGCTCTCCCTGCGCTCGGAGATGTTGCGTCAGCAGCAGCAACATCAGGAGTCCCTTTCACAGACGTTGCGCATTCTGCAGGTGGCCAGTGATTCGCTGGCCCGGGTGAGTGCCCGGACCGTGACCATCCAGGGCGATGTGCGCGGAGAGATGCGGGCGGTCCGCGAACAACTGCTGCAGGTGCAGACGCTGCTGGGACAGAGTCAGGCCACGATCTCGCGCCTCCGGGCCGAACTCGAGGCTCGCAACAATGCGCCGATGCCGACGCCCACGGGGGCACCGTCCGGTCCGCCGTCGGCATCGGGGACACCTCCGGTGGGTTCACGGAATCCCCCGGTCAGCAGCGGGACGCCGGTCGATTCGATGACACCGGCCCCCACCGGCCCGGGTCCCAATCAGCTTTTCACGAACGGCATGGATCAGCTCAACCGCGGCAGCACCTCCACGGCGCGCACGCTGTTTCAGGAGCTGATCACCACGTATCCCACGTCGGACTATGTGCCCGACGCGCAGTACTGGATCGCCGAGTCGCTGGCCAAGGAGAACAATCTGCCCGCGGCCGATGCGGCCTATGCTGCGGTGGTCAGTGCCCATCCCACGTCGGCCAAGGCGCCGACGGCGCTGTACAAGCGGGCGCAGTTGCTGCTCCGGCAGAACAACCCGACGCAGGCCCGACAGCTGTTCGAGCAGGTCATGGCGAAGTATCCGCGCAGCAACGAGGCCGCGCTGGCCGAAGAGACTCTCAAGACGCTGCGCTGA
- the tatC gene encoding twin-arginine translocase subunit TatC — protein sequence MAGSNAGEMPFLDHLEELRWRLFRCALAIAAGVIVAFTLLYTKRVDIVGILAAPIQPYLKQPLMVTHVGDLFDIVMNASITLGVIAASPVIVWQVWGFLSPALYGHEKKVVIPALVAAALLFLAGMALAFEYVLPVTLAFYASFESESVNTMQTVDGYFSFVTSMCLAFGAIFELPVVIALLSALGIVQPEFLSRFRRHAFVGCLIAAALITPGSDPTSLTLLTIPLYMLYEASITVSRLIARRREHRLAAEVA from the coding sequence ATGGCTGGGAGTAACGCGGGAGAAATGCCGTTCCTCGATCATCTCGAGGAACTGCGTTGGCGGCTGTTCCGATGCGCCCTGGCCATTGCGGCCGGTGTCATCGTGGCGTTCACACTGCTGTATACCAAGCGGGTCGATATCGTCGGCATCCTCGCCGCGCCGATCCAGCCGTATCTCAAGCAGCCCCTCATGGTCACGCACGTCGGTGACCTGTTCGACATTGTGATGAATGCCTCGATCACTCTGGGCGTGATCGCCGCCTCACCGGTCATCGTCTGGCAGGTCTGGGGATTCCTCTCCCCCGCGCTCTACGGGCATGAGAAGAAGGTGGTCATTCCGGCGCTGGTGGCGGCCGCGCTGCTGTTCCTGGCCGGCATGGCGCTGGCGTTCGAGTACGTCCTGCCCGTGACCCTCGCGTTCTACGCCAGCTTCGAGAGCGAGTCGGTGAACACGATGCAGACGGTCGACGGATACTTCTCGTTCGTGACCTCGATGTGTCTGGCCTTCGGTGCGATCTTCGAACTGCCGGTGGTGATCGCGCTGCTGTCCGCCCTTGGCATCGTCCAGCCGGAGTTCCTGTCGCGCTTCCGCCGTCACGCGTTCGTGGGGTGTCTGATCGCGGCCGCGCTGATCACCCCGGGCAGTGACCCCACTTCGTTGACCCTTTTGACGATTCCGTTGTACATGCTGTACGAGGCATCGATCACGGTGTCGCGACTCATCGCCCGCCGGCGCGAGCACCGACTCGCGGCCGAGGTGGCGTAA